In the genome of Candidatus Omnitrophota bacterium, the window AATGCAGCGTTCCGTTCAGGCAGGCGATGCGCTCGGAGCATTGGGCTAGATGGCGAAGTTCTTGCGTAACCAGAATAATGGTTAGATTCATTTCCCGCTTGATCTCTTCGAGGCATTCGAAGAATTGCGTCTGCCCGTCGCTGTCCAAGCCTTTCAACGGCTCGTCCAACAGCAGCAAGCGCGGATAGGAAACCAGAGCGCGGGCAATCAGAATTCTTTGGAGCATGCCGCAGGAAATTTCTCCAATTAGGTTGTCTCGCAAATGATCGATGCGCAACCGTTCGAGCAGGAAACGGGCGCGTTGTTTGTATTCCCGCTGTATGGGCAGAAATTTGCCGCTGACGCCGATGGCGCCCATCAAAACGGCGTCATAAACGGAGGCGGGAAAAGCGAGGGAGAAAGCGGGACGTTGGGGCGCGTAGCCGACGCCGGAACGTCCGCGCCGCCAGCGCCGGGGCTTGCGTCCGAAAACGGCGATGCGACCGCGCGACGGCTTGATTTCGCCGAGCAAGGCTTGCAACAGCGTCGTTTTGCCCCCGCCGTTGGGGCCGGCGACGGTCAGAAAATCTCCTTCTTCTACCGCGAGATTGACGCCGCTAAGCACTTCGCGTCCCCCGCGCCGGATGGAGAGGTCTTGAATATCCACAACGGGATGAAAACCGACTCCCGCAGCAAGCGGGGAATGGATACGCCCGGCAGGTTCATCCATCAACGCCATTGGAAAGGCCTTTCTTGAACGAATTGAGATTGTAACGCATAGTTTCGATATAGGAGCCGCGTTCGGGATCGTTCGGCGCTCCTAAAGCATCGAGCGGCAAAACGTTGCCCGCCTTCTCTTCCTTTATAACGCGAAAGCCGCGCTTCTGGTTCGAAGTCTCGACAAAAATAACGGAGCGAGGCCGATTTCGCAACGCTTCCGCCAACTCTTTCCCATCGGCATATGCCGTTTCCGCAAGGCCGTAGCGCCGCGCAAACGGCGCGAAGGAGCCGCCTGCGATCGCGTACTCCTTATGAGGCAGGATAGCGAGCGCTTCGCCGATTTCGCGATGCAGCCG includes:
- a CDS encoding metal ABC transporter ATP-binding protein, yielding MALMDEPAGRIHSPLAAGVGFHPVVDIQDLSIRRGGREVLSGVNLAVEEGDFLTVAGPNGGGKTTLLQALLGEIKPSRGRIAVFGRKPRRWRRGRSGVGYAPQRPAFSLAFPASVYDAVLMGAIGVSGKFLPIQREYKQRARFLLERLRIDHLRDNLIGEISCGMLQRILIARALVSYPRLLLLDEPLKGLDSDGQTQFFECLEEIKREMNLTIILVTQELRHLAQCSERIACLNGTLHWHERAELFKRKPFSGDYPCELDAALEADKEWRGKKFQPQGRW